TCTGCTGTGCTTCCTCGTCGGAAATCGTGCCGCCGAATTCCTCCTCAAAAGCCATGATGAGTTCGACCAGGTCCAGCGAATCCGCGCCCAAATCCTCGCGGAAGCGAGCTTCTGGCACCACCTTGGACTCGTCCACTCCCAACTGCTCGACAATGATCTTCTTGACACGTTCGAAAACCGTCATCTCTTGCGCTCCTTTCTGAGAAGTATAAGTTCGCTATGTGGTTACATGGTGCATTTGCCAGGTGTGCGCTCGCTGCGCCACGCCCACCATGCACCAGAGTATATCCACTTTGCCCCACCTAGTCAACTGCTGCATCGCCCTATTACTACCCATCTCCTATGGAGTAGGAGAGGGATGAACGTGGGGTGTTGCCCGTGCGGAACAGATGCCAGTGATTGAAATCCCTGCTAAAACAAGCCCCTGAAGGGGCTTGACCACATTCAGCCGGGGAATTCATTCCCCGGCTATGCAGGCTGGGCGTGGAAGCCCAGCCTGCTGCTCATTCCCCTGCCCCGCTCCATGCGGACAACAGTACGCTGCCATCCCTGGCGTGGACTGTTGCCCACGCCGAGCAGAGTATGACCTGGTAACGATCTGCTGGCACAAGC
Above is a genomic segment from Chloroflexota bacterium containing:
- a CDS encoding acyl carrier protein, whose translation is MTVFERVKKIIVEQLGVDESKVVPEARFREDLGADSLDLVELIMAFEEEFGGTISDEEAQQIKTVGEAVAYLEAHGLK